Proteins from a genomic interval of Rhodothermus marinus:
- a CDS encoding LLM class flavin-dependent oxidoreductase codes for MEIGLYSFGERTIDPETGRLISPAERMRRLLEEIELADQVGLDVFGVGEHHRPDYIVSAPAVVLAAAAARTRRIRLTSAVNVLSSDDPIRVFQQFATLDLISDGRAEIMVGRGSFIESFPLFGYDLNDYDALFEEKLALLLRLRESEHVTWPGGRFTHPIPGLGVYPRPIQNPLPVWIAVGGTPASAVRAGRLGLPMALGIIGGLPERFVPLVELYRQTARQAGHTPRVSINSHGFLADTSQEARDTAFPAFKLQMDRIGRERGWPPMTREQFEASCTLRGANFVGSPQEVIEKILFQYELFGHDRFLLQLTVGTLPHRKVLHAIELLGTKVAPVVRREIARRRAAASSEISSSP; via the coding sequence ATGGAAATCGGACTGTACAGCTTTGGCGAACGTACGATCGATCCGGAGACCGGTCGGCTCATTTCGCCGGCCGAGCGCATGCGGCGGTTGCTGGAAGAGATCGAGCTGGCCGACCAGGTAGGGCTGGACGTGTTCGGCGTCGGGGAGCACCACCGGCCGGACTATATCGTCTCGGCGCCGGCCGTGGTGCTGGCGGCGGCCGCCGCGCGCACGCGACGCATCCGGCTCACCAGCGCGGTGAACGTGCTGAGCTCGGACGATCCGATCCGCGTCTTTCAGCAGTTTGCCACGCTGGATCTCATCTCCGACGGACGGGCCGAGATCATGGTCGGGCGAGGCTCGTTCATCGAGTCGTTCCCGCTCTTCGGTTACGATCTAAACGACTACGACGCGCTCTTCGAAGAGAAGCTGGCCCTGCTGCTCCGCCTTCGGGAATCGGAGCATGTCACCTGGCCGGGCGGCCGTTTTACGCACCCGATTCCCGGACTGGGCGTCTATCCCCGTCCCATTCAGAACCCGCTGCCGGTCTGGATCGCGGTGGGCGGCACACCGGCCTCGGCGGTGCGGGCCGGTCGGCTGGGCCTGCCCATGGCCCTGGGGATCATCGGTGGACTGCCCGAGCGCTTCGTGCCCCTGGTCGAGCTGTATCGCCAGACGGCCCGTCAGGCCGGCCATACGCCCCGGGTGAGCATCAATTCACATGGCTTTCTGGCCGACACCTCGCAGGAAGCACGCGACACGGCTTTTCCGGCCTTCAAGCTGCAGATGGACAGGATCGGCCGCGAGCGTGGCTGGCCGCCCATGACCCGGGAGCAGTTCGAGGCTTCCTGCACGCTACGCGGGGCCAACTTCGTGGGGAGTCCGCAGGAAGTGATCGAAAAAATACTTTTCCAGTACGAGCTGTTCGGGCACGATCGGTTTCTGCTGCAGCTCACGGTGGGCACGCTGCCCCATCGGAAGGTGCTGCATGCGATTGAACTGCTGGGCACGAAGGTCGCGCCCGTCGTGCGCCGGGAGATTGCACGCCGGCGGGCGGCCGCCTCGTCCGAGATCAGTTCATCGCCATGA
- a CDS encoding putative sugar nucleotidyl transferase: MSWKLCVFEDQETVHLAPLVHTRPVYDLRLGLPTLLERALWALRPPAAYLHARATVAPVAARLYGLPVNPAQVEGGLLLWNGRALAEPGEVLTRIRRAATDREPPRRFVQDGVTVAAWLPEGLPHPLPDTLLAASFLAELPEEQVEGVRLIGRLWHLIDWMERDFAADPATWERSEGAEDQAVVQPGAVLVARERIRLAPGATIRAGAILNASDGPIYVGPGAVVSEGAVLVGPVAVGERAEVRVGAHLRNCVVGPWVKLGGEVHTTIVHSYSNKAHDGFLGHAYIGRWCNLGAGTTCSNLRNDYGPVTLYNEVLGAFEQTGHQFLGLFMGDHTKTSIGTTFNTGTVVGVSCNLYGPGFHARYVPSFSWGSPADGYVPFRLEKALRVAEAVMARRGHVLDEAERAVLTALFEQVHATSAE, encoded by the coding sequence ATGTCGTGGAAGCTCTGCGTTTTCGAAGATCAGGAGACGGTGCATCTGGCTCCGCTGGTGCACACGCGTCCCGTGTACGATCTGCGGCTGGGATTGCCCACGCTCCTGGAACGCGCGCTGTGGGCGTTGCGGCCGCCGGCCGCCTACCTGCACGCCCGTGCGACCGTGGCGCCGGTGGCCGCCCGACTCTACGGGTTGCCGGTGAATCCGGCGCAGGTCGAGGGCGGGCTGCTGCTGTGGAACGGGCGGGCGCTGGCCGAGCCCGGCGAGGTGCTGACGCGCATCCGGCGGGCGGCTACCGACCGCGAGCCGCCCCGCCGTTTCGTCCAGGATGGCGTGACGGTGGCCGCCTGGCTTCCGGAAGGACTGCCGCATCCGCTGCCCGACACGTTGCTGGCCGCAAGCTTTCTGGCCGAACTGCCCGAGGAGCAGGTCGAAGGCGTGCGGCTGATCGGGCGGCTCTGGCACCTGATCGACTGGATGGAACGGGACTTTGCCGCGGATCCGGCTACCTGGGAGCGTTCGGAAGGCGCTGAAGATCAGGCCGTGGTGCAGCCAGGTGCCGTGCTGGTGGCCCGTGAGCGGATCCGCCTGGCGCCCGGTGCGACGATCCGGGCCGGTGCCATTCTCAATGCCAGCGACGGACCGATCTACGTGGGGCCGGGTGCCGTCGTCTCGGAAGGGGCCGTGCTGGTAGGACCGGTGGCCGTCGGCGAGCGGGCCGAAGTGCGCGTGGGCGCGCATCTGCGCAACTGCGTGGTGGGGCCGTGGGTCAAGCTGGGCGGCGAGGTGCATACCACGATCGTGCACAGCTACTCGAACAAAGCGCACGACGGCTTTCTGGGTCACGCCTACATCGGACGCTGGTGCAACCTGGGCGCCGGTACCACCTGCTCGAACCTGCGCAACGATTACGGACCCGTGACGCTCTACAACGAGGTGCTGGGTGCTTTCGAACAGACCGGCCACCAGTTTCTGGGGCTGTTCATGGGCGATCATACGAAGACCAGCATCGGCACCACGTTCAACACCGGTACCGTGGTGGGTGTGAGCTGCAACCTGTACGGTCCCGGCTTTCATGCCCGCTACGTGCCGTCGTTTTCGTGGGGCTCGCCGGCCGACGGGTACGTGCCCTTCCGGCTGGAGAAGGCGCTGCGCGTGGCCGAAGCGGTCATGGCGCGTCGCGGGCACGTGCTCGATGAAGCCGAACGCGCCGTGCTCACCGCCCTGTTCGAGCAGGTGCACGCCACGTCGGCGGAGTAG
- the ftsY gene encoding signal recognition particle-docking protein FtsY, which yields MGFFDRFRKRDKERLEEGLEKTRTSLLGKLDRLIRGKDQVDDEVLDQLEELLITSDVGVKTTLEIIRRVEARVARDKYVSTRELNAIIRDEIAQLLLDHAPERPADFDAPLPHKPYVIMVVGVNGVGKTTTIGKLAYRYREAGKSVLLGAADTFRAAAIEQLEIWAERAGVPLIKQHPGADPAAVAFDTLAAARSRDVDVVIIDTAGRLHTKGGLMEELAKIRRVMGRQVEGAPHEVLLVLDASTGQNAIRQAEEFTKSVEVTGLVLTKLDGTAKGGIVIGISNEFKIPVKYIGVGEKIEDLQIFDRRAFVEALFGKELV from the coding sequence ATGGGATTTTTTGATCGGTTTCGGAAGAGAGACAAAGAGCGTCTGGAAGAAGGGCTGGAAAAGACGCGCACGAGCCTGCTGGGCAAACTCGATCGCCTGATCCGGGGCAAGGATCAGGTCGATGACGAGGTGCTGGACCAGCTCGAAGAGCTGCTGATCACCAGCGACGTGGGCGTCAAGACCACGCTGGAGATCATCCGCCGCGTCGAAGCGCGCGTGGCGCGCGACAAGTACGTTTCGACCAGAGAGCTCAACGCCATCATTCGCGACGAGATCGCCCAGCTCCTGCTGGACCACGCGCCGGAGCGTCCGGCCGACTTCGACGCCCCGTTGCCCCACAAGCCCTACGTGATCATGGTGGTGGGCGTCAACGGGGTGGGCAAGACGACCACGATCGGCAAGCTGGCCTACCGTTACCGGGAGGCGGGCAAAAGCGTGTTGCTGGGCGCGGCCGATACGTTCCGGGCGGCGGCCATCGAGCAACTTGAGATCTGGGCAGAGCGGGCCGGCGTGCCGCTCATCAAGCAGCATCCGGGCGCCGACCCGGCCGCCGTGGCCTTCGACACGCTGGCCGCCGCCAGGAGCCGCGACGTCGATGTGGTCATCATCGACACGGCCGGCCGGCTGCACACCAAAGGCGGCCTCATGGAAGAGCTGGCCAAGATCCGGCGCGTGATGGGCCGCCAGGTGGAAGGCGCACCACACGAGGTGCTGCTTGTGCTCGACGCCTCGACCGGCCAGAATGCCATTCGCCAGGCCGAAGAGTTCACAAAGAGCGTCGAGGTAACCGGTCTGGTGCTCACCAAGCTCGACGGCACGGCCAAAGGCGGCATCGTGATCGGTATCTCCAACGAGTTCAAGATCCCTGTCAAGTACATCGGCGTGGGGGAGAAGATCGAGGACCTGCAGATCTTCGACCGCCGCGCCTTTGTCGAAGCCCTGTTCGGAAAAGAGCTGGTCTGA
- a CDS encoding CDP-alcohol phosphatidyltransferase family protein — MPEQSTTRPGGRLLPLGRFWTIPNMLSLLRLVLAFPLAYLVLTHGPLRWVLALALLAIVTDWFDGQVARWSHTVSDWGKVLDPLADKVTAGLVSMALVARGDLPLWFFAFVVVRDALIVLGGALLAHRTRRVYMSLWSGKVAVTVLALTILAALLEADPPVFRVLLWSSVVLLSYSFLRYVVRFVRAWRGQPEPEGPVVSGQTVPSST; from the coding sequence ATGCCGGAGCAAAGCACCACACGGCCGGGCGGGCGGCTGTTGCCGCTGGGGCGGTTCTGGACCATTCCCAATATGCTCAGCCTGCTGCGGCTGGTGCTGGCCTTCCCGCTGGCCTACCTGGTGCTGACGCACGGGCCGTTGCGGTGGGTGCTGGCGCTGGCCCTGCTGGCCATCGTGACGGACTGGTTCGACGGACAGGTGGCCCGCTGGTCCCATACGGTCTCGGACTGGGGCAAGGTGCTCGACCCGCTGGCCGACAAGGTCACGGCCGGACTGGTCTCGATGGCGCTGGTAGCACGGGGAGATCTGCCGCTCTGGTTTTTTGCGTTCGTGGTGGTGCGGGATGCGCTGATCGTGCTGGGCGGCGCCCTGCTGGCGCACCGCACGCGGCGCGTGTACATGAGCCTGTGGTCCGGCAAGGTGGCCGTGACGGTGCTGGCCCTGACCATCCTGGCCGCCCTGCTGGAGGCCGATCCGCCCGTGTTTCGGGTGCTGCTCTGGTCGTCGGTCGTGCTGCTGAGCTATTCGTTCCTGCGCTACGTGGTCCGTTTCGTGCGGGCCTGGCGCGGCCAACCCGAACCGGAAGGCCCGGTCGTATCGGGCCAGACGGTACCGTCGTCAACCTGA
- a CDS encoding SDR family oxidoreductase, translating to MAGIIGVTGASGHLGRRVVELLLENVSAERIRALTRHPEKIADLAARGVSVGAGDFARSDELTRALEGVERLLLISTDDLHPGARVRLHRQAIEAARKAGVRYVAYTSATRADTNPVSFMRDHAETEAALRESGLAWTLLRNNLYAETLLMVAPVALQTGVLQLPADDGRVGFVAREDCARMAAAVLLDPAHEGKIYEVTGPEALGYAEAAAILSELSGRPVRYEPVSPEAYRQAMAAAGLPDFVIDAMTSMYQGVAQGAFDLVTSVVQEVTGRAPLTVRQALEAQRAALQPAG from the coding sequence ATGGCTGGAATCATCGGTGTAACCGGCGCAAGCGGTCATCTGGGCCGTCGCGTGGTGGAACTGTTGCTGGAAAACGTATCGGCCGAACGGATCCGGGCACTGACGCGCCACCCGGAGAAGATCGCCGACCTGGCAGCGCGGGGCGTCTCGGTCGGCGCGGGCGACTTCGCACGGTCGGACGAACTGACCCGGGCGCTGGAGGGTGTCGAGCGGCTGCTATTGATCAGCACCGACGACCTGCATCCCGGAGCGCGGGTCAGGTTGCACCGCCAGGCCATCGAAGCCGCCCGAAAAGCAGGGGTGCGCTATGTGGCCTATACCTCGGCCACGCGCGCCGACACCAACCCGGTGAGCTTCATGCGCGATCACGCGGAGACCGAGGCGGCGCTCCGTGAAAGCGGCCTGGCCTGGACGCTCCTGCGCAACAACCTCTACGCCGAGACGCTGCTCATGGTGGCGCCGGTGGCGCTCCAGACCGGCGTGTTGCAACTTCCGGCCGACGACGGGCGCGTCGGGTTCGTGGCCCGCGAGGACTGCGCCCGGATGGCGGCGGCCGTCCTGCTCGACCCGGCTCACGAAGGCAAAATCTACGAGGTGACGGGGCCGGAGGCGCTCGGTTATGCCGAGGCGGCCGCGATCCTGTCGGAACTGAGCGGGCGGCCGGTCCGCTACGAGCCGGTCTCGCCGGAAGCCTACCGTCAGGCCATGGCGGCCGCCGGCCTGCCCGACTTCGTCATCGACGCCATGACGTCGATGTATCAGGGCGTGGCGCAGGGCGCTTTCGACCTGGTCACGTCGGTCGTGCAGGAGGTGACCGGTCGGGCGCCGCTGACCGTGCGTCAGGCGCTCGAGGCGCAGCGGGCGGCCCTGCAACCGGCCGGATGA
- a CDS encoding winged helix-turn-helix transcriptional regulator, whose product MNGEERFCPVYAAIELLQEKWTLHIIRALLEAPRGFNELARAIGGCNSATLAQRLERLVELGVIEKEVTSHMPPRTRYSLTEAGRALEGVVQAIEAWGRRYLQVPG is encoded by the coding sequence ATGAACGGAGAAGAGCGGTTCTGTCCGGTCTATGCGGCGATCGAGCTGCTGCAGGAGAAATGGACGCTGCACATCATCCGGGCGCTGCTGGAGGCGCCCCGGGGCTTCAACGAGCTGGCGCGGGCCATTGGCGGGTGCAACTCGGCCACGCTGGCCCAACGACTGGAGCGGCTCGTGGAGCTGGGAGTGATCGAAAAGGAAGTGACCTCGCACATGCCGCCCCGCACGCGCTACAGCCTGACCGAAGCCGGCCGCGCGCTGGAAGGCGTGGTGCAGGCCATCGAGGCCTGGGGTCGGCGCTACCTGCAGGTGCCGGGCTGA
- a CDS encoding DoxX family protein, whose protein sequence is MEVVFWIGRILFGGYFILSGLNHFIMLNQMAPYAAAKKVPAPKLAVIVTGLMLLAGGLAVLTGLYVRLGLWLLVIFLVFVTPWMHNFWTVQDPMQRMGEQVNFFKNLGLLGAVLLLLYFWS, encoded by the coding sequence ATGGAAGTCGTGTTCTGGATCGGACGCATTCTGTTCGGCGGCTACTTCATCCTGAGCGGGCTCAACCACTTCATCATGCTGAACCAGATGGCGCCGTATGCGGCCGCCAAGAAGGTGCCGGCGCCCAAGCTGGCCGTCATCGTGACGGGTCTGATGCTGCTGGCCGGCGGCCTGGCCGTGCTGACCGGCCTGTACGTACGGCTCGGCCTGTGGCTGCTGGTCATCTTTCTGGTGTTCGTGACGCCCTGGATGCACAACTTCTGGACCGTGCAGGATCCCATGCAGCGCATGGGCGAGCAGGTGAACTTCTTCAAGAATCTCGGCCTGCTGGGCGCGGTCCTGCTGCTGCTGTACTTCTGGAGCTGA
- a CDS encoding AAA family ATPase gives MSDGMFPESIEAVQQALAAHDYVAERSLATTIFLALRMRRPLFLEGEPGVGKTEVAKVLARMLRVPLIRLQCYEGLDVHTAVYEWNYARQLLEIRLAEASGQVDRNRLLAEIFSPDFLIARPLLQAVQQSRDGQAPVLLIDELDRSDEEFEAFLLELLSDFQISIPELGTVRAEVPPVVVITSNRTREIHDALKRRCLYYWVEYPSFEKELAIVRRRVPGLAEQLARQVVAFVQALRQEDLYKPPGVAETLDWAEALLALDRSELDAATVSETLGALLKYRDDVELVQRPEVQTRLLETARTRGT, from the coding sequence ATGTCGGACGGGATGTTTCCGGAGTCGATCGAGGCGGTGCAGCAGGCGCTGGCCGCGCACGACTACGTGGCCGAGCGGAGTCTGGCCACGACGATCTTTCTGGCGCTGCGGATGCGGCGCCCGCTCTTTCTGGAGGGCGAGCCGGGCGTCGGCAAGACGGAGGTGGCCAAGGTGCTGGCCCGTATGCTACGGGTGCCGCTCATCCGCCTGCAGTGCTACGAGGGGCTCGACGTGCACACGGCCGTCTACGAGTGGAACTATGCCCGCCAGCTGCTCGAAATCCGGCTGGCCGAGGCGAGCGGTCAGGTCGATCGCAACCGGCTGCTGGCCGAAATCTTCAGTCCGGACTTTCTGATCGCGCGGCCGCTGCTGCAGGCCGTGCAGCAGAGCCGGGACGGGCAGGCGCCCGTGCTGCTCATTGACGAACTGGACCGCAGCGACGAAGAATTCGAGGCGTTTCTGCTGGAGTTGCTCTCGGATTTTCAGATCTCGATTCCCGAGCTGGGCACCGTCCGCGCCGAGGTGCCGCCGGTCGTCGTGATCACGTCGAACCGCACGCGCGAAATTCACGACGCGCTCAAGCGCCGGTGTCTTTACTACTGGGTCGAATATCCGTCGTTTGAGAAGGAGCTGGCGATCGTGCGGCGGCGCGTGCCCGGTCTGGCCGAGCAGCTGGCCCGTCAGGTGGTGGCTTTCGTGCAGGCACTTCGGCAGGAGGATCTGTACAAGCCGCCGGGCGTGGCCGAGACGCTCGACTGGGCCGAGGCGCTGCTGGCGCTGGATCGCAGCGAGCTGGACGCGGCGACGGTATCGGAAACGCTCGGTGCCCTGCTCAAATACCGGGACGACGTGGAGCTGGTGCAGCGGCCGGAAGTGCAGACGCGCCTGCTGGAGACGGCACGCACCCGGGGAACCTGA
- a CDS encoding GWxTD domain-containing protein → MRLPFAKTCWHFVVGLLLLAGRVHAQAELPFFLEAINVPATAPPGQTRVDLYVAVPYQTLQFLQVERGFRATYNLQVEIYRLEGADQRRFVRRAGWQRQVAVPDFAATRSAETRDLSMYTFNLAPGRYELVVQLEDLATRRLLSRTLETRVRSLDAPVALSDPLLLDHYDPSQQTVTPHVGQTVTADRSSFPVFYELAVQQPQRVQLVHELVRPERRSGWPLIGPLLGIGRSEEYRVIYQHAVWKTLTAGQIAQVHTIPLPEGLEAGAYVLRIRVLNPEGEELAVVEKPFTAVWSGLLAQVQDLDEAIEQLRYIAKQKDIDYIKAGKTPEERWQRFLSFWKKRDPTPGTPRNEQMEEFYYRVALANRKFGGRRPGWQTDRGHIVVLFGEPDFVERREGSQPLEIWHYQRLGRRFIFVDRTGRGDFELLEPIWENPSRIR, encoded by the coding sequence ATGCGTTTGCCATTCGCAAAGACGTGCTGGCACTTCGTCGTCGGCCTGTTGCTGCTGGCGGGGAGGGTGCATGCGCAGGCGGAGCTTCCCTTCTTTCTGGAGGCGATCAACGTCCCGGCCACCGCACCGCCCGGCCAGACGCGGGTCGATCTGTACGTGGCCGTTCCCTATCAGACGCTTCAATTCCTGCAGGTCGAGCGCGGCTTCCGGGCGACCTATAACCTGCAGGTAGAAATCTACCGGCTCGAAGGCGCCGACCAGCGACGGTTTGTCCGGCGGGCCGGCTGGCAGCGGCAGGTGGCAGTGCCCGACTTTGCGGCCACGCGCAGCGCCGAGACCCGGGACCTTTCGATGTACACGTTCAACCTGGCGCCCGGCCGCTACGAACTGGTCGTGCAACTTGAAGATCTGGCCACGCGTCGGTTGCTCAGCCGGACGCTGGAGACGCGCGTGCGCAGTCTGGATGCGCCGGTGGCGCTGAGCGACCCGCTCCTGCTGGATCATTACGACCCGTCACAGCAGACGGTGACGCCCCATGTGGGCCAGACGGTCACGGCCGATCGTTCAAGCTTTCCGGTCTTCTACGAGCTGGCCGTGCAGCAGCCGCAGCGCGTGCAGCTCGTGCATGAACTGGTGCGTCCCGAACGTCGCAGCGGCTGGCCGCTGATCGGACCACTGCTGGGCATCGGTCGGAGCGAGGAATACCGGGTGATCTATCAGCATGCCGTCTGGAAGACGCTCACGGCGGGGCAGATCGCACAGGTGCATACCATTCCGCTGCCGGAAGGTCTGGAGGCCGGTGCCTACGTGCTTCGCATCCGCGTGCTGAATCCGGAAGGCGAGGAGCTGGCCGTGGTCGAAAAACCGTTTACGGCAGTCTGGAGCGGATTGCTGGCGCAGGTGCAGGACCTCGACGAAGCCATCGAACAGCTTCGCTATATCGCCAAGCAGAAGGACATCGACTACATCAAAGCGGGCAAGACGCCCGAAGAGCGCTGGCAACGTTTTCTGAGCTTCTGGAAAAAGCGTGATCCCACGCCCGGTACGCCCCGCAACGAGCAGATGGAGGAGTTTTACTACCGGGTGGCCCTGGCCAATCGGAAGTTCGGCGGGCGCCGGCCGGGCTGGCAGACCGATCGGGGACACATCGTCGTGCTTTTCGGTGAGCCGGACTTCGTCGAACGTCGCGAAGGTTCGCAACCGCTGGAGATCTGGCACTATCAGCGGCTGGGACGTCGTTTCATCTTCGTCGACCGTACTGGTCGGGGCGACTTTGAACTGCTCGAACCCATCTGGGAAAACCCTTCGCGGATCCGCTGA
- a CDS encoding vWA domain-containing protein produces the protein MRTGGDIAARIVAFAQALRRAGLVIGTDQVLDALQAVALVGVARREDVRQALFSVFVRRQSEAALFDQLFRLFWQGRSPIPEELAALLPRSPVPPTPPPGMARALEALHPERPRAEVSEAAEEVELVLTYSADEVLRHKDFAQMTAEEEAAVRAFLRTLRWPLPPRRTRRWQSGARRGRPDLRRTLRRALRHQGEVLRLAMRLPRSKPRPLVVLCDISGSMERYSRLLLHFLHAITGGLRRVESFVFGTRLTRITRQLRLRDVDVALAEVGRTVQDWSGGTRIGETLRTFNYRWLRRVLPASGVVLIISDGLDRGDPELLAREMARLSRSCYRLIWLNPLLRYEHYRPLTRGMRAALPYIDHFLPVHNLASLEQLGRLLASLDRRTPGTVVAE, from the coding sequence ATGCGCACCGGTGGGGACATTGCCGCGCGCATTGTGGCCTTTGCGCAGGCATTGCGGCGGGCCGGTCTGGTCATCGGCACCGATCAGGTGCTCGACGCGCTGCAGGCCGTCGCGCTGGTCGGCGTGGCGCGACGTGAGGACGTGCGGCAGGCGCTTTTCAGCGTGTTCGTGCGGCGACAGAGCGAGGCGGCCCTGTTCGATCAGCTGTTCCGGCTGTTCTGGCAGGGACGCTCGCCGATTCCGGAAGAACTGGCCGCTCTGTTGCCCCGGTCGCCTGTGCCGCCCACCCCGCCCCCGGGCATGGCCCGGGCGCTGGAGGCGTTGCATCCGGAGCGTCCCCGCGCCGAGGTCTCCGAGGCCGCCGAGGAGGTGGAACTGGTGCTCACCTACAGCGCCGACGAGGTGCTGCGCCACAAAGACTTTGCGCAGATGACGGCCGAGGAGGAGGCCGCGGTGCGGGCTTTTCTGCGCACGCTGCGCTGGCCGCTGCCGCCCCGCCGCACGCGACGCTGGCAGTCGGGTGCCCGGCGCGGACGCCCCGATCTGCGCCGGACGCTTCGCCGGGCGCTGCGCCATCAGGGCGAAGTGTTGCGGCTGGCCATGCGGCTGCCCCGCTCCAAACCACGGCCGCTGGTCGTGCTCTGCGACATCAGCGGCTCGATGGAGCGCTACAGCCGCCTGCTGCTGCACTTTCTCCATGCGATCACGGGCGGGTTGCGCCGCGTGGAGAGCTTCGTGTTCGGCACGCGTCTGACGCGCATCACGCGCCAGCTTCGCCTGCGCGATGTGGATGTGGCACTGGCCGAGGTAGGCCGCACCGTACAGGACTGGTCCGGCGGCACCCGCATCGGCGAGACGCTGCGCACGTTCAACTACCGCTGGCTCCGGCGCGTGCTGCCCGCCAGCGGCGTCGTGCTCATCATCAGCGACGGTCTGGACCGGGGCGATCCGGAACTGCTCGCGCGCGAGATGGCCCGCCTGTCGCGCAGTTGCTATCGGCTCATCTGGCTCAATCCGCTGCTGCGCTACGAGCACTATCGGCCGCTCACGCGCGGGATGCGGGCGGCCCTGCCTTACATCGACCACTTCCTGCCCGTGCACAACCTGGCCTCGCTGGAGCAGCTCGGCCGGCTGCTGGCTTCGCTGGATCGCCGGACGCCCGGCACCGTTGTTGCGGAATGA
- a CDS encoding HAF repeat-containing protein yields MKRLTWLWLAFLGFAWWIGSAAYAQSFTWVDLKETEVHRLTGVSANGAVVVGVARDEQGRSRAFRWSVWEGRQDLGTLGGVRSQALAVSGDGRVVVGMAENGHGHTRAFRWTVEAGMADLGTLGGSESEAMAVSASGQVVVGTAEDGYGRFRAFRWTPEGGMADLGTLGGSESEALAVSADGRVVVGMAEDERGQRRAFRWTPEGGMEDLGTLGGNWSQALAVSADGRVVVGMAEDARGRRRAFRWTAETGMEDLGTLGGWDSKAVWVSEDGTVIVGVAQDKEGVWHTFHWQEGKMRRLKKVYDGLLSRGSTFWGAPVVSYNGRYLAGTGYNASHNRVEVFLLDAAGLLMAMN; encoded by the coding sequence ATGAAACGTCTGACGTGGCTCTGGCTGGCTTTTCTGGGCTTTGCCTGGTGGATCGGGAGTGCGGCATATGCGCAGTCCTTTACCTGGGTAGATCTGAAGGAAACCGAAGTGCACCGGCTGACGGGCGTCTCGGCCAACGGGGCGGTGGTCGTGGGCGTTGCCCGTGACGAGCAGGGGCGCAGCCGGGCGTTCCGGTGGTCGGTGTGGGAAGGACGTCAGGATCTGGGTACGCTGGGCGGCGTGCGGAGCCAGGCGCTGGCCGTGTCGGGTGACGGACGCGTCGTGGTGGGCATGGCCGAAAACGGCCATGGCCATACGCGGGCGTTTCGGTGGACGGTCGAGGCCGGCATGGCGGATCTGGGCACGCTGGGCGGCTCGGAAAGCGAAGCCATGGCCGTCTCGGCCAGCGGTCAGGTGGTCGTGGGCACGGCAGAAGATGGCTACGGACGCTTCCGGGCCTTCCGATGGACGCCGGAAGGTGGCATGGCGGATCTGGGGACGCTGGGCGGCTCGGAAAGCGAGGCGCTGGCTGTCTCGGCCGACGGGCGCGTCGTGGTGGGCATGGCCGAAGACGAACGCGGACAGCGTCGGGCGTTTCGCTGGACGCCGGAAGGCGGCATGGAGGACCTGGGGACGCTGGGCGGCAACTGGAGCCAGGCGCTGGCCGTCTCGGCCGATGGACGCGTCGTGGTAGGCATGGCCGAAGATGCCCGGGGCCGTCGCCGGGCCTTCCGCTGGACGGCCGAAACCGGCATGGAGGACCTGGGCACACTGGGCGGCTGGGACAGCAAGGCCGTCTGGGTCTCCGAGGACGGGACGGTTATTGTCGGCGTCGCTCAGGACAAAGAAGGCGTCTGGCATACCTTCCACTGGCAGGAAGGCAAGATGCGTCGGCTGAAGAAAGTTTACGACGGCCTGCTCTCGCGCGGCTCCACGTTCTGGGGAGCTCCCGTGGTCTCGTACAACGGCCGCTACCTGGCCGGTACCGGCTATAACGCCTCGCACAATCGCGTCGAGGTCTTCCTGCTGGACGCGGCCGGGCTGCTCATGGCGATGAACTGA